A stretch of Cyanobacterium sp. HL-69 DNA encodes these proteins:
- the dapA gene encoding 4-hydroxy-tetrahydrodipicolinate synthase DapA, which yields MSDYIFGRVLTAMVTPFNGDGSVNYGVAEKLASYLVDNGSDGIVVCGTTGESPALEHEEKNELLKVIKSAVGNRGKIIMGTGSNSTTSAIALTREAEKIGIDGSLQVVPYYNKPPQEGLYRHFGAIASACPDVPIMLYNIPGRTGKNLESTTIAQLGEKFDNIVAVKEASGNLEQAAQINALCGDDMLIYSGEDFLTLPMMTVGGVGVVSVASHLVGNDIQAMISAYELGKNKLAQEIQQKLHFIFKVLFCDTNPIPLKSALQLLGWNVGGVRLPLSPISEEHKLEVKKVLQELDLLSK from the coding sequence ATGAGTGATTATATTTTTGGTCGAGTTTTGACGGCAATGGTGACACCTTTTAATGGGGATGGCTCTGTTAATTATGGTGTGGCAGAAAAATTGGCTAGTTATTTAGTGGATAATGGTAGCGATGGCATCGTTGTATGTGGTACCACGGGAGAATCTCCAGCCCTTGAGCATGAGGAAAAAAATGAACTTTTAAAGGTCATTAAGTCCGCTGTTGGTAATCGGGGTAAAATTATCATGGGTACGGGTTCTAATTCTACCACCAGTGCGATCGCCCTTACCCGTGAAGCTGAAAAAATAGGCATTGACGGTTCTTTACAAGTAGTACCCTATTACAACAAACCCCCCCAAGAAGGCTTATATCGTCATTTCGGTGCGATCGCCTCTGCCTGTCCAGATGTACCCATCATGTTATACAACATCCCTGGTAGAACAGGAAAAAATCTCGAATCTACAACCATCGCGCAACTAGGAGAAAAATTTGATAACATAGTGGCAGTGAAGGAAGCTAGTGGAAATTTGGAACAAGCAGCCCAAATCAACGCCCTTTGTGGTGATGATATGTTAATCTATTCAGGAGAGGACTTTTTAACCCTACCGATGATGACCGTGGGAGGTGTCGGAGTAGTTAGCGTTGCTAGTCATCTAGTGGGTAATGATATTCAAGCCATGATTAGCGCCTACGAATTAGGAAAAAATAAACTAGCCCAAGAAATTCAACAAAAATTACACTTCATATTTAAAGTATTATTTTGTGACACCAATCCTATCCCCTTAAAATCAGCCCTACAACTACTAGGATGGAATGTCGGTGGTGTTAGATTACCCTTATCTCCTATCTCTGAAGAGCATAAACTGGAAGTAAAAAAGGTTCTTCAAGAATTAGATTTATTGTCAAAATAA
- a CDS encoding ThiJ/PfpI family protein — protein sequence MSKQKILVVLTSIEKYPSLNRATGLWLGEAVHFVKKVEEAGYEVDYVSPQGGYTPIDPHSLAMADDTDWQWYQNKDFMNRLGNTLKPSEINSDDYVAIYYAGGHGVMWDFPNNKELQTISQKIYENGGYVSAVCHGSVGLLNTKLSDGNYLVKGKKVTGFSNEEEKQVELDKAVPFLTEDALVEKGGIYEKAAEPWAVFVVEDNRVITGQNPASSAKVADLLLDNLSK from the coding sequence ATGTCCAAGCAAAAAATATTAGTCGTCTTAACCAGCATCGAAAAATATCCCAGTCTCAACCGTGCCACAGGATTATGGTTAGGGGAAGCCGTCCATTTCGTCAAAAAAGTGGAGGAAGCAGGTTACGAAGTTGACTACGTCAGCCCCCAAGGAGGTTATACTCCCATTGACCCTCACAGCTTAGCCATGGCTGATGATACCGATTGGCAATGGTATCAAAACAAAGATTTTATGAATCGTTTGGGCAATACCCTTAAACCTAGTGAAATTAACTCTGATGATTATGTTGCCATCTATTATGCTGGTGGGCATGGGGTTATGTGGGATTTTCCTAACAACAAGGAATTACAGACTATTAGCCAAAAAATTTATGAAAATGGCGGTTATGTTTCCGCAGTGTGCCACGGTTCAGTGGGCTTATTAAATACTAAGTTATCCGATGGAAATTATTTAGTTAAGGGTAAAAAAGTAACAGGTTTTTCCAATGAAGAAGAAAAACAAGTGGAATTAGATAAAGCAGTGCCATTTTTAACAGAAGATGCCCTAGTAGAGAAGGGGGGGATTTATGAGAAAGCCGCTGAGCCTTGGGCTGTTTTTGTGGTAGAAGATAATAGAGTTATTACTGGTCAAAATCCCGCCTCTAGTGCGAAGGTAGCTGATTTATTATTGGACAATCTTTCAAAGTAA
- a CDS encoding carboxymethylenebutenolidase — translation MRKFIYFALASFFLVISLAIFNINKPTLATTSDYVNYMAEAHKGDRPVPTGIIADAPKTEVVGEMVEYAQIDGEMVSGYISRPAGVEEPLPAVILIHEWWGLNDNIKAMTDKMAAEGYVALAVDLYKGDVAETPDEAMKLVQNAIASSPELEDNITQAYDYLKNETNAPKVASMGWCFGGLWSLNTALLLPTQLDATVIYYGGNITTDPEKLATLEMPILGIFGELDQNPSVELVREFEQVLQSLNKEVEIHIYENADHAFANSSGNRYNPEAAQDAWEKTTEFLTTHLQQ, via the coding sequence ATGCGTAAATTTATTTATTTTGCCCTAGCATCCTTTTTCCTTGTAATATCCTTAGCAATTTTCAACATCAATAAACCTACCCTTGCCACTACTTCCGACTATGTTAATTATATGGCAGAAGCTCATAAGGGCGATCGCCCCGTACCCACAGGCATCATCGCCGACGCGCCCAAAACAGAGGTAGTGGGGGAAATGGTAGAATATGCCCAAATCGATGGGGAGATGGTATCAGGTTATATTTCTCGTCCTGCGGGGGTTGAGGAGCCATTACCAGCGGTTATTTTGATCCATGAGTGGTGGGGATTAAACGACAACATTAAAGCCATGACAGACAAAATGGCAGCGGAAGGTTATGTTGCCCTAGCTGTTGACTTGTACAAAGGGGATGTAGCAGAAACTCCTGACGAAGCTATGAAATTAGTACAAAATGCGATCGCCTCTAGCCCCGAACTAGAAGACAACATCACCCAAGCCTATGACTACCTCAAAAACGAAACCAATGCCCCCAAAGTAGCTTCCATGGGTTGGTGTTTTGGCGGATTGTGGTCATTAAATACAGCCCTCCTGTTACCCACCCAATTAGATGCCACCGTAATTTATTATGGCGGTAATATTACCACCGATCCCGAAAAATTAGCTACCCTAGAAATGCCTATCCTCGGTATTTTCGGCGAACTAGATCAAAATCCCTCCGTGGAATTAGTTAGGGAATTTGAACAAGTTTTACAAAGTCTTAACAAAGAAGTGGAAATCCACATCTACGAAAATGCAGATCATGCTTTTGCCAACTCATCAGGCAACAGATACAACCCCGAAGCAGCCCAAGATGCTTGGGAAAAAACCACCGAATTTTTAACAACCCATCTTCAACAATAA
- the glmU gene encoding UDP-N-acetylglucosamine diphosphorylase/glucosamine-1-phosphate N-acetyltransferase, which produces MLAVAILAAGKGTRMKSKLPKVLHPLGNKTLVERAIASCELIKPDRTAIIIGYEGDKIKEALHHLQGVEFVEQKEQLGTGHAIQQLLEPLKDFSGDLLVLNGDVPLLRPETVQKLIATHKENKNQATLLTANLSNPTGYGRVFCDSTNIVKQIVEHRDCSSAQKQNPRVNAGVYCFNWDALKEVLPKLSTNNDQKEYYLTEVVDYLNPVMALDVDDSLEINGINDRRQLAVAYDILQARVKEAWMMAGVTMIDPDSITIEDTVTLGSDVIIEPQTHLRGNTVIGSGCHIGPGSFIENSHIGESVKVFYSTITDSQVASGSKIGPYAHLRGQANIGENCRVGNFVEVKKSTIGNKTNVAHLSYIGDATLGDQVNVGAGTITANYDGVNKHPTVIGDRTKTGSNSVFVAPVTIGEDVTIGAGSVITHDVPDGALAIARQKQKNIDHWKSRSK; this is translated from the coding sequence ATGTTAGCAGTAGCAATACTTGCCGCAGGCAAAGGAACTAGAATGAAATCCAAACTTCCGAAGGTGTTACATCCTTTAGGAAATAAAACTTTGGTCGAAAGGGCGATCGCCTCTTGTGAACTGATAAAACCCGATCGCACCGCCATCATTATCGGCTATGAAGGAGACAAAATAAAAGAAGCCCTCCATCACCTTCAAGGAGTAGAATTTGTCGAACAAAAAGAGCAACTAGGCACAGGACACGCCATTCAACAGTTACTCGAACCCCTCAAAGACTTTTCAGGGGATTTATTGGTTTTAAACGGTGATGTACCCCTATTACGCCCCGAAACTGTCCAAAAATTGATCGCTACCCATAAGGAAAATAAAAACCAAGCAACCCTCCTCACTGCCAATTTATCCAACCCCACGGGTTATGGAAGGGTATTTTGCGACAGTACCAATATTGTTAAACAAATTGTAGAACATCGAGACTGTAGCTCTGCCCAAAAACAAAATCCCCGAGTCAATGCAGGAGTATATTGTTTTAATTGGGATGCCCTCAAAGAAGTATTACCTAAACTCAGCACCAATAATGACCAAAAAGAATATTATCTCACTGAGGTAGTGGACTATTTAAACCCCGTCATGGCTTTGGATGTTGATGATTCTTTAGAAATTAATGGTATTAATGATCGCCGTCAATTGGCTGTGGCCTATGATATTTTACAAGCAAGGGTAAAAGAAGCATGGATGATGGCAGGAGTAACTATGATTGACCCTGATAGCATTACCATTGAAGATACTGTCACCCTTGGTAGTGATGTGATTATCGAACCCCAAACCCATTTAAGGGGTAATACCGTTATTGGTTCAGGGTGTCACATTGGACCAGGTAGTTTTATCGAAAATAGTCACATTGGCGAAAGTGTTAAGGTGTTTTATTCCACCATTACCGATAGTCAGGTGGCTTCGGGTAGCAAAATAGGTCCTTATGCTCATTTGCGGGGACAGGCAAATATTGGCGAAAATTGTCGTGTCGGTAATTTTGTGGAGGTGAAAAAATCCACCATTGGTAATAAAACGAACGTGGCTCATTTATCTTACATTGGCGATGCAACCCTCGGAGATCAGGTTAATGTGGGCGCTGGTACTATTACCGCTAACTATGACGGGGTTAATAAACATCCTACGGTTATAGGCGATCGCACCAAAACTGGTTCTAATAGTGTCTTTGTGGCTCCCGTTACCATCGGTGAAGATGTCACCATCGGTGCAGGTTCAGTCATTACCCATGATGTGCCTGATGGGGCATTGGCGATCGCCCGTCAAAAACAAAAAAATATAGACCACTGGAAATCGAGAAGTAAATAA
- the tilS gene encoding tRNA(Ile)-lysidine synthase, with amino-acid sequence MSTIIFIKGNAVMVWSDYHARLHQLLKNRQILPKFSKILVGLSGGQDSLCLTRLMLDLEDKWEWKVAIAHCDHNWTLDQGLAEHIEAIASNWGVDLYLETAQDEIPEKEAAARTWRYQVLTDVAMNHGFDYVVTAHTKSDRTETFLYNLIRGSGSDGLTSLYWKRKLTDEVELVRPLLGFSRQDTGNFCQKYNLPIWEDSYNQNKKFARNRIRLDLIPYLQKEFNPQVENHIAQTAEILRADREFLDSQAQLILKEVATNQDTIDCKKLQDQHLSLQRRVIKLFLGQNLAKMPTFEQIEAVVNLIDAPNGSQTSSFGGGRAIAVRQNHIVVIRC; translated from the coding sequence ATGTCCACCATAATTTTTATTAAGGGGAATGCTGTAATGGTATGGAGTGATTACCATGCAAGGTTACATCAACTTTTAAAAAATAGACAAATTTTACCGAAGTTTAGCAAAATTTTGGTCGGGTTATCAGGGGGACAAGATTCTCTTTGTTTGACTCGTCTTATGCTAGATTTAGAGGATAAATGGGAGTGGAAAGTGGCGATCGCCCATTGTGACCATAATTGGACTTTGGATCAGGGTTTAGCGGAACATATAGAAGCCATTGCAAGTAATTGGGGAGTAGATTTATATTTAGAAACGGCACAGGATGAAATTCCTGAAAAAGAGGCAGCAGCTAGAACATGGCGTTATCAGGTATTAACAGATGTGGCGATGAATCATGGTTTTGATTATGTGGTGACGGCACACACTAAGAGCGATCGCACCGAAACCTTTTTATATAATTTAATTAGAGGCTCAGGAAGTGATGGTTTAACCTCTCTATATTGGAAAAGAAAATTAACTGATGAGGTGGAGTTGGTGCGTCCTTTATTGGGTTTTAGCCGTCAAGATACAGGAAACTTTTGCCAAAAATATAACTTACCTATCTGGGAAGATAGCTATAACCAAAATAAAAAATTTGCTCGTAATCGCATTCGTCTTGATTTGATTCCCTATCTACAAAAAGAATTTAATCCCCAAGTGGAAAACCATATCGCCCAAACTGCCGAAATTTTGAGGGCTGACCGAGAATTTTTAGATTCCCAAGCTCAATTAATTTTAAAAGAAGTAGCTACGAATCAAGATACTATTGACTGTAAAAAGTTACAGGATCAGCACCTAAGTTTACAAAGAAGGGTGATAAAACTATTTTTAGGGCAAAATTTAGCTAAGATGCCCACTTTCGAGCAAATAGAAGCGGTTGTTAATTTAATTGATGCTCCTAATGGTTCTCAAACCTCTAGTTTTGGGGGCGGAAGGGCGATCGCCGTTAGACAAAATCACATTGTTGTAATTAGGTGTTGA
- the wecA gene encoding UDP-GlcNAc:undecaprenyl-phosphate GlcNAc-1-phosphate transferase WecA, which translates to MNYEFAPTQETYHLVAFLVSMNLVLWSTPIVKTIGFKSGYVDKPDPRKVHRKPIVRIGGVAIFAAVTCSLLIVWWMGGFGILPPDQDAEIWGVTIGACLFFLIGFADDLFSLSAGFRLIVQSVVSSFAWWQGVRIDFLTIPFFGLVQIDQWWLSLPITIIWLVGMVNAINWIDGLDGLAAGVCGIAAVVMLIVSLFMNQPAAALIAAALAGGALGFLRYNFNPAQIFMGDGGAYFMGFLLAGVGVIGLAKTAAVTAVVLPYIILAVPIVDMSIVILSRVIQGKSPFLADKRHLHHRLLDAGISQRLTVLFIYSLTLWVGSFALIFSGFPSGGVYVIGATILLIYISWQVWRNRRVKSE; encoded by the coding sequence ATGAATTATGAATTTGCCCCTACCCAAGAAACCTATCATCTCGTTGCCTTTTTGGTGTCCATGAACCTTGTCTTATGGTCAACCCCCATTGTCAAAACCATTGGCTTTAAAAGTGGTTATGTCGATAAACCAGACCCCAGAAAAGTACATCGTAAACCTATTGTCAGAATAGGAGGAGTTGCGATTTTTGCCGCCGTAACCTGTTCCCTCCTTATTGTGTGGTGGATGGGCGGATTTGGTATTTTACCCCCCGATCAAGACGCCGAAATTTGGGGCGTAACCATTGGGGCTTGTTTATTCTTCTTGATTGGTTTTGCCGATGATTTATTCAGTCTTTCCGCTGGTTTTAGGTTAATAGTACAATCCGTCGTCTCCAGTTTTGCTTGGTGGCAGGGAGTCAGGATTGATTTTCTTACTATTCCCTTTTTTGGATTAGTACAGATAGATCAATGGTGGCTTAGTCTGCCTATAACCATAATTTGGTTAGTGGGCATGGTCAACGCCATTAATTGGATTGATGGTTTAGATGGTTTAGCCGCAGGAGTATGTGGTATTGCCGCCGTGGTGATGTTAATTGTCAGTCTCTTTATGAATCAACCCGCCGCTGCCCTCATTGCCGCTGCCCTCGCAGGAGGTGCTTTAGGATTTTTAAGATATAACTTTAATCCTGCTCAAATTTTTATGGGAGATGGGGGAGCATATTTTATGGGGTTTCTTTTAGCAGGGGTTGGAGTTATTGGACTAGCCAAAACCGCCGCCGTGACTGCTGTAGTTTTACCCTATATCATCTTGGCTGTGCCCATTGTGGATATGTCCATTGTCATTCTTTCTCGTGTTATTCAAGGTAAATCACCTTTTCTAGCCGATAAACGACACTTACATCATCGTCTTCTTGACGCAGGAATATCTCAAAGACTCACTGTTTTATTTATCTATTCCCTAACCTTATGGGTAGGTAGTTTTGCCCTGATTTTTTCTGGTTTTCCCAGCGGAGGAGTTTATGTTATCGGTGCTACCATATTATTAATCTACATTTCTTGGCAGGTATGGCGTAATCGGCGAGTTAAAAGTGAGTAA
- the rpsA gene encoding small subunit ribosomal protein S1, giving the protein MVSQTETAKTDIGFTHEDFAALLDQYDYHFSPGDVVPGTVFSMEQRGALIDIGAKTAAYIPVQELSINRVDNPDEVLQPNETREFFILTDENEDGQLTLSIRRIEYMRAWERVRQLQQEDATVYSNVFATNRGGALVRVEGLRGFIPGSHISAKDAKEDLLGQDLPLKFLEVDEERNRLVLSHRRALVERKMNGLEVAQVVVGSVRGIKPYGAFIDIGGVSGLLHISEISHDHIDTPHSVFNVNDELKVMIIDLDAERGRISLSTKQLEPEPGDMLKNRDLVFEKAEEMAASYREKLSAASEAREEAAAAVEEETVEVEVVENVATEETNEVVEETTTTDEELTSTVTE; this is encoded by the coding sequence ATGGTCAGTCAAACAGAAACCGCAAAAACCGATATTGGTTTTACCCATGAAGATTTTGCCGCTCTTTTAGATCAATATGACTATCACTTCAGCCCTGGGGATGTAGTACCCGGTACTGTATTTAGTATGGAGCAAAGAGGCGCCTTAATCGACATCGGAGCAAAGACTGCCGCTTATATCCCTGTACAAGAACTTTCTATCAACAGAGTTGATAACCCCGACGAGGTTTTACAACCCAACGAAACCAGAGAATTTTTCATCCTTACCGATGAAAATGAAGATGGACAGCTAACCCTCTCTATCCGCCGTATCGAGTATATGCGCGCATGGGAAAGAGTCCGCCAATTACAACAAGAAGATGCCACCGTTTATTCCAACGTATTCGCTACGAACAGAGGTGGTGCTTTAGTCAGAGTTGAAGGTTTGAGAGGCTTTATCCCCGGTTCTCACATTAGTGCAAAAGATGCTAAAGAGGACTTACTCGGACAAGATTTACCTTTAAAATTCTTAGAAGTTGACGAAGAGCGTAATCGTCTTGTACTAAGTCATCGTCGTGCGTTAGTAGAGCGTAAGATGAATGGTTTGGAAGTGGCTCAAGTAGTAGTTGGTTCTGTTCGTGGTATCAAGCCATACGGTGCCTTTATCGACATTGGCGGTGTTAGTGGTTTATTACACATCTCCGAAATCTCTCATGATCACATTGATACTCCTCACAGTGTATTTAATGTTAACGATGAGTTAAAAGTTATGATCATCGATCTTGACGCTGAAAGAGGACGCATTTCCTTATCTACTAAGCAATTAGAGCCTGAACCTGGTGATATGTTAAAAAATCGGGATTTAGTGTTTGAAAAAGCTGAAGAAATGGCTGCTTCATATCGTGAAAAATTATCAGCGGCTAGTGAAGCTCGTGAAGAGGCAGCGGCTGCCGTTGAAGAAGAAACGGTAGAAGTTGAAGTAGTAGAAAATGTTGCTACAGAAGAAACCAATGAAGTAGTGGAAGAAACTACTACTACCGATGAGGAATTAACTTCCACTGTCACCGAATAA
- a CDS encoding Selenoprotein O-like protein: MTNPFFNLEYEPAMENLGEDYYDIVTPAEFPEHILRFANESLLHEIRIDADSVQEKDWIEAFGQFKGLCPPLALKYHGYQFGQYNPSLGDGRGFLYGQVRGKDGRLYDFGTKGSGRTPYSRTADGRLTLKGGIREVIAGETLYRLGVNTSRCFCLIETGESLWRGDEPSPTRSSVMVRFSHSHIRFGSFERLHYFQRPDLIKNLLDHVIFYYYPHLCEQENPYRKFYAELVERVAKLAAQWMSAGFCHGVLNTDNMSITGESFDYGPYAFIDSYDPKFIAAYFDYGGRYSYGNQPIICRLNVEKLQIPLSLVMASSELEEGLQNFDGYYEQYYQQFMLRRLGFTNLPEDLGKNLVTETVSLLKDSQYSYHDFFASLSNDFNDGWYDNADLILENQSISSHNFQGWKVLYHKALSYFKREDLTQIISMLERFNPNNIPVRPLIEQIWQPINDEDNWQLFYDFLAKIK, translated from the coding sequence ATGACCAATCCTTTTTTTAATCTTGAATATGAACCAGCAATGGAAAACTTGGGGGAGGATTATTATGATATTGTTACTCCTGCAGAGTTTCCCGAACACATACTGAGATTTGCCAATGAATCCCTCCTTCACGAAATAAGAATTGATGCTGATTCGGTGCAAGAAAAGGACTGGATTGAAGCATTTGGGCAGTTTAAGGGTTTATGTCCGCCCCTCGCTCTCAAATACCATGGTTATCAATTTGGACAATATAATCCTTCTCTAGGAGATGGTAGAGGATTTCTATATGGACAGGTAAGGGGGAAAGATGGTAGGCTCTATGATTTTGGTACCAAGGGTTCTGGACGTACTCCTTATTCTCGCACGGCTGATGGACGATTGACTTTGAAGGGGGGAATAAGAGAAGTTATTGCGGGAGAAACTCTCTATCGTCTGGGGGTAAATACATCTCGTTGTTTTTGTCTGATTGAAACGGGGGAATCTTTATGGCGAGGAGATGAGCCATCCCCTACTCGTTCGTCGGTGATGGTAAGATTTAGCCATTCTCATATTCGTTTTGGTAGCTTTGAACGGTTACATTATTTTCAAAGACCTGATTTAATCAAAAATTTATTAGATCATGTGATTTTTTATTATTATCCTCATCTTTGTGAGCAGGAAAACCCCTATCGAAAATTTTATGCTGAATTGGTGGAAAGGGTAGCAAAATTAGCAGCTCAATGGATGAGTGCTGGTTTTTGTCATGGGGTTTTGAATACGGATAATATGTCTATTACGGGGGAAAGTTTTGACTATGGCCCCTATGCTTTTATTGATAGTTATGATCCTAAGTTTATCGCTGCTTATTTTGATTATGGTGGACGATATAGTTATGGGAATCAGCCGATTATTTGTCGTCTAAATGTGGAGAAGTTACAAATACCTTTGTCGTTGGTAATGGCTTCTTCTGAGTTGGAGGAAGGGTTACAAAATTTTGATGGTTATTATGAGCAATACTATCAACAGTTTATGTTGAGAAGGTTGGGTTTTACGAATTTACCTGAAGATTTGGGCAAAAATTTAGTCACGGAAACTGTAAGTTTACTAAAGGATTCTCAGTATAGTTATCATGATTTTTTTGCTAGTTTAAGCAATGATTTTAATGATGGTTGGTATGATAATGCTGATTTAATTTTGGAAAATCAAAGTATTAGCTCTCATAATTTTCAAGGGTGGAAAGTTTTATATCATAAGGCTTTATCTTATTTTAAGAGAGAAGATTTAACACAAATAATTTCAATGTTGGAACGGTTTAATCCCAACAATATTCCTGTGCGTCCTCTTATTGAACAAATTTGGCAACCAATTAATGATGAGGATAATTGGCAGTTATTCTATGATTTTTTGGCGAAAATTAAATAA
- the deaD gene encoding ATP-dependent RNA helicase DeaD, with protein sequence MTTSFASLGLSETLVNQLENIGFDTPTKIQTLAIPELIAGRDVVGQSQTGTGKTAAYSLPILDRIDKSDKSVQALILAPTRELAQQVAEAFKDLIGREKIFVTTVYGGQSMERQIRFLEKGSHIVVGTPGRIIDLLNRKHLKLDNLRYVVLDEADEMLSMGFIDDVKTILSRTPDSRQTTCFSATMPKEIQLLVKEFMTDAVNVTGEKPQDTPSRIEQVVYMVPRGWSKIKTIQPILEIEDPQSAIIFVRTKRTASELTSKLQEAGQSVDEYHGDLSQQQRERLIQRWRDGKIKVVVATDIAARGLDVSDLTHVFNFDLPDNTETYIHRIGRTGRAGKEGKAIALVEPSDRRLLRQIERRLKQTITVEVVPNRSTVEAKRMVKLKEQIKESLSGERLASFLPMVKELNGEYDSSAIAAAVLQILYDQNCPAWLQQDWEVPPPATPKPNVGGKKYGRGGGKYNRGKSSYGGGKPSRKYDRPQVR encoded by the coding sequence ATGACAACTTCTTTCGCAAGTTTAGGACTTTCAGAAACTCTCGTTAACCAATTAGAAAATATTGGTTTTGATACTCCTACTAAAATTCAAACTCTCGCAATCCCTGAATTAATTGCAGGTCGTGATGTTGTGGGACAATCGCAAACTGGTACGGGTAAAACCGCCGCTTATTCTCTCCCTATTTTGGACAGAATTGATAAAAGCGATAAAAGTGTACAGGCACTAATTCTCGCACCTACTAGGGAATTAGCTCAGCAGGTAGCAGAAGCCTTTAAGGATTTAATTGGCAGAGAGAAAATCTTTGTTACCACTGTCTATGGTGGTCAATCTATGGAGCGTCAAATTCGCTTTTTAGAAAAGGGATCTCACATTGTGGTGGGTACTCCCGGACGTATTATTGATTTACTCAATCGTAAACACCTTAAGCTCGATAATTTACGCTATGTCGTATTAGACGAAGCCGATGAGATGTTGAGTATGGGCTTTATTGATGATGTTAAAACCATTCTCTCCCGTACCCCTGATTCTCGTCAAACCACTTGTTTCTCGGCTACTATGCCCAAAGAGATTCAACTGTTAGTAAAAGAGTTTATGACAGATGCGGTTAATGTAACTGGGGAAAAACCTCAGGATACTCCTTCTCGCATCGAACAAGTAGTTTATATGGTGCCTCGTGGTTGGTCAAAAATCAAGACCATTCAACCTATTTTGGAAATTGAAGATCCCCAATCGGCGATCATCTTTGTGCGCACCAAACGTACTGCCTCCGAGTTAACTTCTAAGTTACAAGAAGCGGGGCAAAGTGTGGATGAATACCATGGTGATTTGAGCCAACAACAAAGGGAACGTTTGATTCAGCGTTGGCGCGATGGAAAAATTAAGGTAGTGGTAGCAACGGATATTGCTGCCCGTGGTTTGGATGTGTCGGATTTAACCCACGTTTTCAACTTTGATTTACCTGATAACACCGAGACTTATATTCACCGTATCGGGCGTACGGGAAGGGCTGGTAAGGAAGGTAAAGCTATTGCTTTGGTGGAACCTAGCGATCGCCGCTTATTACGTCAAATTGAGCGTCGTTTAAAACAAACTATCACTGTGGAAGTTGTGCCTAACCGCTCCACCGTAGAAGCAAAAAGGATGGTTAAGCTCAAGGAGCAAATCAAAGAATCCCTCAGTGGAGAGCGTTTGGCTTCCTTCCTTCCTATGGTTAAGGAACTAAATGGAGAATACGACTCCAGTGCGATCGCGGCAGCAGTCTTACAGATTCTTTACGATCAAAACTGCCCCGCATGGTTACAACAAGATTGGGAAGTACCACCCCCAGCTACTCCTAAACCCAACGTCGGCGGTAAAAAATACGGCCGTGGCGGTGGTAAATATAACCGTGGCAAATCCAGTTATGGCGGTGGAAAACCTAGTCGTAAATACGATCGCCCCCAAGTAAGATAA